In Flavobacterium sp. GSB-24, the genomic window AAATTTGATGAGTCTGTTGATATCGCAGTTCGTTTGGGTGTAGATCCAAGAAAAGCGAATCAAATGGTTAGAGGTGTGGTTACATTACCTCACGGAACAGGTAAAGACGTTAAAGTATTAGCATTGGTTACTCCAGATAAAGAAGCGGAAGCTAAAGAAGCTGGGGCTGATTATGTAGGTCTTGACGATTATTTACAAAAAATTAAAGACGGTTGGACAGATGTTGATGTGATCATTACTATGCCTGCTGTTATGGGTAAATTAGGTCCGTTAGGTCGTATTTTAGGACCTAGGGGTTTAATGCCAAACCCTAAGACAGGTACAGTAACTATGGATGTTGCTAAAGCTGTTCAAGAGGTTAAAGCTGGTAAAATTGACTTTAAAGTTGACAAAACTGGTATCGTTCATGCAGGAATTGGTAAAGTTTCTTTTGGAGCTGAGCAAATTGTTGACAACGCACACGAAATTATTCAAACATTAATAAAACTTAAACCAACTGCTGCTAAAGGTACATACATTAAAGGTATTCACCTTACAAGCACTATGAGTCCAGCTATTGCATTGGATCCTAAAGCAGTATAATTGGTAGTTAAAAATTTTTAGTATGACTAGAGAAGAAAAATCAATCGCGATTGAAAATTTAACTGCGCAGTTAGCTGGTACAAATATCATTTATGTATCTGATATTTCTGGATTAAACGCAGAAACAACTTCAAACTTACGTAGAGCTTGTTTTAAAGCAGGAATCAAATTAGAAGTTGTTAAGAACACTTTGCTTGCAAAAGCAATGGAAGCTTCTGCTAATGATTATGGTGATTTACCTTCAGTATTGACAGGTAATAGCGCTATCTTCATTTCTGATGTAGCTAATGCTCCTGGGAAAATTATCAAAGATTTCCGTAAGAAATCTGATAAACCAGTTTTAAAAGGTGCTTTCATTAATAATGAAGTTTATATTGGAGATAATCAATTAGATGCATTAGCAACTATTAAATCTAAAGAAGAACTTCTTGGAGAGCTTATTGGATTGTTACAATCTCCAGCTCAAAGAATTATTTCTGCTTTGCAAAACAAATTCGCTGGTAGCGAAGAGGAAGCTGAAGCATAATAATTATTGTAAGAGAGTTTTCTCTTACTGCTTAAATAGCGCACAATAAACAAAATATAATTTTACAAATCATTTTAAACGATAGAAAAAATGGCAGATTTGAAACAATTCGCAGAACAATTAGTTAACTTAACAGTTAAAGAAGTTAACGAATTAGCAACAATATTAAAAGACGAGTATGGTATCGAGCCTGCTGCTGCAGCTGTAGTAGTTGCTGCTGGTGGTGGAGAAGGTGCTGCTGAAGAAGCACAAACTGAATTTACAGTTGTATTAAAAGAAGCTGGAGCTTCTAAATTAGCAGTTGTAAAATTAGTTAAAGAACTTACAGGTTTAGGTCTTAAAGAAGCTAAAGATGTAGTTGACGGTGCTCCAAGTAACGTTAAAGAAGGTGTTTCTAAAGAAGAGGCTGAAGGTCTTAAAAAAGCATTAGAAGAAGCTGGAGCTGTTGTTGAGTTAAAATAACAAAACGCAGTTTAGAACTAGGTTTAGACCTTGGATGGAATCATCCAAGGGTCTAAACCATTTTTCGTATAATAAAATAGATCAAGTTTTATTATCAAATAGTTTAAAATACGAAAAAGTTTTTGATCAATACGAAGACAAAAAATTGAACTCTTTTTTACAGTTTATTTTTAAAGATGTATTGATTATAATAAGAAAGTATAGATTAAACAGTGTGTGTTTACACAAAAAATTACTTTTTTTTAATCAAAATTTTGTCCATTGATGATAACAAATCAGACTGAAAGATTGAATTTTGCCTCTACAAAAAATATTCCTGACTATCCAGATTTCTTAGATGTTCAGGTTAAATCTTTTAAAGATTTCTTTCAATTAGAAACGAAATCTGACGAAAGAGGCAACGAAGGGTTATACAACACCTTCATGGAAAACTTTCCAATCACAGATACAAGAAACAACTTTGTATTGGAGTTCCTAGATTATTTTGTTGATCCACCACGTTATACAATTCAAGAATGTATAGAGAGAGGTCTTACTTATAGTGTGCCTTTAAAAGCTAGGTTGAAACTATACTGTACAGATCCAGAACACGAAGATTTTGAAACAATTGTACAAGATGTTTATCTAGGTACAATTCCTTATATGACTCCAAGTGGTACCTTTGTTATTAATGGTGCCGAGCGTGTAGTAGTATCTCAATTACACCGTTCTCCTGGGGTTTTCTTTGGACAATCATTCCACGCAAATGGAACAAAACTATATTCTGCCAGAGTAATTCCTTTTAAAGGTTCTTGGATAGAATTTTCTACTGATATCAATAGTGTAATGTATGCTTATATCGATAGAAAGAAAAAATTACCTGTAACAACTTTATTCCGTGCGATTGGATTCGAAAGAGATAAGGATATCCTTGAAATTTTCGACTTAGCTGAAGAAATTAAAGTTTCTAAAACAGGAATTAAAAAATATATTGGAAGAAGACTTGCTGCACGTGTATTGAATACATGGCACGAGGATTTCGTAGATGAGGATACTGGAGAGGTAGTTTCTATCGAACGTAACGAAATCATCCTTGATCGTGATACTATTATCGACAAAGATAATGTGGAAGAAATCATCGATTCTAACGTTAAATCTATCTTGTTACACAAAGAGGATAATAACCAAGCAGATTATGCTATTATCCACAATACGTTACAAAAAGATCCAACAAACTCTGAAAAAGAAGCTGTAGAGCACATTTACCGTCAGTTACGTAACGCTGAACCGCCTGATGAGGAAACTGCTCGTGGTATTATAGATAAATTGTTCTTCTCTGATCAACGTTACAACTTAGGTGAAGTAGGTCGTTACAGAATGAACAAAAAATTAGATTTAGATATCCCTATGGATAAGCAAGTGCTTACTAAGGAAGATATCATTACAATCGTAAAATATTTGATCGAATTAATTAACTCTAAGGCAGAGATTGATGATATCGATCACTTATCAAACCGTCGTGTTAGAACAGTTGGTGAACAATTGTCTCAACAATTCGGTGTTGGTTTAGCACGTATGGCTAGAACTATTCGTGAGAGAATGAACGTTAGAGATAACGAGGTGTTTACACCAATTGATTTGATTAATGCTAAAACATTATCATCAGTTATCAACTCTTTCTTTGGTACTAACCAGTTATCTCAATTTATGGATCAAACGAATCCATTAGCTGAGATTACACACAAAAGAAGACTTTCTGCACTAGGACCAGGTGGACTTTCGAGAGAGAGAGCTGGTTTCGAGGTTCGTGACGTTCACTATACTCACTATGGTCGTTTATGTCCGATTGAAACTCCTGAGGGACCAAACATTGGTTTGATTTCATCTCTTGGTGTTTATGCAAAAGTAAACGGAATGGGATTTATTGAGACTCCTTACCGTAAAGTTACTGATGGTGTAGTTGATTTAGAAAGTACACCTATTTATTTAAGTGCTGAAGAAGAAGAAGGAAAAATGATTGCTCAGGCAAACATTGAAATGGATGCTTCTGGTAAAATTACTGCTAGCAATGTTATTGCTCGTGAGGAAGGTGACTTCCCAGTTGTTGAACCAACATCAGTACATTATACAGACGTTGCTCCTAACCAAATTGCATCGATTTCTGCATCTTTAATTCCTTTCTTGGAGCATGATGATGCTAACCGTGCGTTGATGGGATCAAACATGATGCGTCAGGCAGTTCCTTTGATCCGTCCTGAAGCGCCGATTGTTGGTACAGGTTTAGAGCGTCAAGTAGCTTCAGATTCAAGAGTATTAATCAATGCTGAAGGGCATGGCACTGTTGAGTATGTTGATGCTAATATCATTACTATTAAATACGATCGTACTGAAGACGAAAGAATGGTTAGTTTTGATGCTGATGAGAAAACGTACAACTTAATTAAATTTAGAAAAACCAATCAAGGTACAAGTATCAACTTGAAACCTATCGTAAGAAAAGGTGATAGAGTTGTTCCTGGGCAAGTATTGTCTGAAGGATATGCTACTCAAAATGGTGAATTAGCTTTAGGTAGAAACTTAAAAGTTGCGTTCATGCCATGGAAAGGGTATAACTTCGAGGATGCGATTGTAATTTCTGAAAAAGTAGTTCGTGATGATATTTTTACTTCTATCCACGTTGATGATTATTCATTAGAGGTTAGAGATACTAAGTTAGGAAACGAAGAGTTAACAAACGATATTCCTAACGTTTCTGAAGAAGCTACTAAAGATTTAGATGAAAACGGTATGATTAGAATTGGAGCAGAGGTTAAACCTGGCGACATTTTGATCGGAAAAATTACACCAAAAGGAGAATCAGATCCTACTCCAGAGGAGAAATTGCTTCGTGCAATCTTCGGGGATAAAGCAGGTGATGTAAAAGATGCTTCATTAAAAGCTTCTCCATCTTTACATGGTGTAGTTCTTGACAAAAAATTATTTGCAAGAGCCGTAAAAGATAAACGTAAACGTACTCAAGATAAAGATGCTTTAGGCGCTTTAGAAATGGAGTTTGAAACTAAATTTGTTGAATTAAAAGACAGATTAGTTGAAAAATTATTCTTGATCGTTAACGGAAAAACATCTCAAGGTGTAATGAATGATTTGGGTGAAGAAGTTTTACCAAAAGGTAAAAAATATACTCAAAAAATGCTTTACGCAGTAGAAGATTTTGCTCACTTAAGCAAAGGTCAATGGGTTGCTGATGACGCTACAAATAAAATGGTTAATGATTTAATTCATAACTATAAAATTAAGCTGAACGACTTACAAGGATCTTTAAGAAGAGAAAAATTCACTATTACAGTTGGAGATGAATTACCATCTGGAATCTTGAAATTAGCTAAGATTTATATTGCTAAAAAACGTAAATTGAAAGTAGGGGATAAAATGGCAGGTCGTCACGGTAACAAAGGTATTGTTGCTAGAATCGTTCGTCATGAAGATATGCCTTTCTTAGAAGATGGAACACCAGTAGATATCGTATTGAATCCACTTGGGGTACCTTCACGTATGAACATTGGTCAGATTTATGAGACTGTTCTTGGATGGGCTGGTATGAACTTGGGTAGAAAATTTGCTACTCCAATTTTTGACGGTGCTTCTCTTGACGAAATCAATGCTTTGACTGATGAGGCTAACGTACCACGTTTTGGACATACATACCTTTATGATGGTGGAACTGGAGAGCGTTTTGCACAAAAAGCAACTGTGGGTGTAATTTACATGCTTAAATTAGGACACATGGTTGATGATAAGATGCACGCACGTTCTATCGGACCATACTCATTGATTACGCAGCAGCCACTTGGAGGTAAGGCTCAATTTGGAGGTCAGCGTTTTGGAGAGATGGAGGTTTGGGCACTTGAGGCTTATGGAGCTTCAAGTACTTTACGTGAGATCTTAACTGTTAAGTCTGATGACGTTATTGGTAGAGCTAAAACTTACGAGGCTATCGTTAAAGGAGAATCTATGCCAGAACCAGGTTTACCAGAATCATTCAATGTATTGATGCACGAATTGAAAGGTCTTGGACTAGACATTCGTTTAGAAGAATAAAAAAAAGTTTTGTAATCAGTCTCATTTTTTAATGGGACTGATTACTCATTTATAAAGTTTTTAAAGATTTATACCCGTAAACCGTTCCGATTTTTTATTAAAATGCGAGGCATTTTATAACTAGCACTTCAAATTTAATTCTGAGGTTTAGAGAAGTAACCCGAGGTAGTAGCTGAATGATTAACTCTTTTTTCTAAAAGAGTAGATTATAAATCTAAAATCAATTTTTTAATTGCAAATAAATCAATAGTAAAAACTATGATGAATAATAGAAACAATAAAGATAAAAATCCAGTTAAAAGATTTAATAAAATCTCAATTGGATTGGCTTCACCAGAATCTATCTTGAAAGAATCAAGAGGAGAGGTTTTAAAGCCAGAAACTATCAACTATAGAACGCACAAGCCTGAGCGTGACGGACTTTTCTGCGAAAGAATCTTCGGACCTGTTAAGGATTTTGAGTGTGCTTGTGGTAAATATAAAAGAATTCGTTACAAAGGTATCATCTGTGACCGTTGTGGTGTTGAAGTTACTGAGAAAAAAGTACGTCGTGATAGAGTAGGACACATCAACCTTGTTGTGCCAATTGCTCACATTTGGTATTTCCGTTCTCTTCCAAATAAAATTGGTTATATCCTTGGTCTTCCATCTAAGAAATTAGACATGATCATTTACTACGAAAGATACGTAGTAATCCAAGCTGGTATTGCTAAAAATGCAGATGGAGAATCTTTACAAAGATTAGATTTCTTAACTGAAGAGGAATATTTAAATATTTTAGATACTCTTCCACAAGAAAACCAATATTTAGATGATTTAGATCCAAACAAATTTGTTGCCAAAATGGGAGCAGAGTGTATCATGGATTTATTAGCTCGTATTGACTTAGATGCTTTATCTTATGAATTAAGACACAGCGCTAACAACGAAACATCTAAACAACGTAAAACTGAAGCTTTAAAAAGATTACAAGTTGTTGAGTCTTTCCGTGAGTCTAACGAAAACCGCGAGAACCGTCCAGAATGGATGATTATGAAAGTGGTTCCAGTTATCCCGCCAGAATTACGTCCACTTGTGCCACTTGATGGAGGTCGTTTTGCAACTTCAGATTTGAACGATTTATATCGTCGTGTAATCATCCGTAACAACCGTTTGAAAAGATTAATGGAGATTAAAGCTCCAGAAGTTATCTTAAGAAACGAGAAACGTATGTTGCAAGAATCTGTAGATTCATTATTCGATAACACACGTAAAGCTTCTGCTGTTAAAACAGAATCTAATAGACCATTAAAATCATTATCTGACTCTTTAAAAGGTAAGCAAGGACGTTTCCGTCAAAACCTTTTAGGAAAACGTGTGGATTATTCTGCTCGTTCGGTAATTGTTGTTGGTCCAGAGTTAAAATTATATGAGTGCGGATTGCCAAAAGATATGGCATCTGAATTATACAAGCCTTTCGTTATCCGTAAATTGATCGAAAGAGGTATTGTAAAAACAGTAAAATCTGCAAAGAAAATCATTGACAAAAAAGAGCCTGTAGTTTGGGATATCCTTGAAAATGTAATTAAAGGACACCCAGTATTACTTAACCGTGCTCCTACTTTGCACAGACTTGGTATTCAAGCTTTTCAGCCAAAATTAATTGAAGGAAAAGCGATCCAATTACACCCATTAGTATGTACGGCTTTCAACGCCGATTTCGATGGTGACCAGATGGCGGTTCACTTACCGTTAGGACCAGAGGCTATTTTAGAGGCTCAATTATTAATGTTGGCTTCTCATAATATCTTGAACCCTGCAAATGGTGCGCCTATTACTGTACCTTCTCAGGACATGGTCTTGGGTCTATATTATATGACCAAAGAGCGTATTTCTACAGA contains:
- the rplA gene encoding 50S ribosomal protein L1, whose product is MAKLTKKQKEAASKIEKNKLYSLKDAAALIKVVASAKFDESVDIAVRLGVDPRKANQMVRGVVTLPHGTGKDVKVLALVTPDKEAEAKEAGADYVGLDDYLQKIKDGWTDVDVIITMPAVMGKLGPLGRILGPRGLMPNPKTGTVTMDVAKAVQEVKAGKIDFKVDKTGIVHAGIGKVSFGAEQIVDNAHEIIQTLIKLKPTAAKGTYIKGIHLTSTMSPAIALDPKAV
- the rplJ gene encoding 50S ribosomal protein L10; the encoded protein is MTREEKSIAIENLTAQLAGTNIIYVSDISGLNAETTSNLRRACFKAGIKLEVVKNTLLAKAMEASANDYGDLPSVLTGNSAIFISDVANAPGKIIKDFRKKSDKPVLKGAFINNEVYIGDNQLDALATIKSKEELLGELIGLLQSPAQRIISALQNKFAGSEEEAEA
- the rplL gene encoding 50S ribosomal protein L7/L12, which codes for MADLKQFAEQLVNLTVKEVNELATILKDEYGIEPAAAAVVVAAGGGEGAAEEAQTEFTVVLKEAGASKLAVVKLVKELTGLGLKEAKDVVDGAPSNVKEGVSKEEAEGLKKALEEAGAVVELK
- the rpoB gene encoding DNA-directed RNA polymerase subunit beta is translated as MITNQTERLNFASTKNIPDYPDFLDVQVKSFKDFFQLETKSDERGNEGLYNTFMENFPITDTRNNFVLEFLDYFVDPPRYTIQECIERGLTYSVPLKARLKLYCTDPEHEDFETIVQDVYLGTIPYMTPSGTFVINGAERVVVSQLHRSPGVFFGQSFHANGTKLYSARVIPFKGSWIEFSTDINSVMYAYIDRKKKLPVTTLFRAIGFERDKDILEIFDLAEEIKVSKTGIKKYIGRRLAARVLNTWHEDFVDEDTGEVVSIERNEIILDRDTIIDKDNVEEIIDSNVKSILLHKEDNNQADYAIIHNTLQKDPTNSEKEAVEHIYRQLRNAEPPDEETARGIIDKLFFSDQRYNLGEVGRYRMNKKLDLDIPMDKQVLTKEDIITIVKYLIELINSKAEIDDIDHLSNRRVRTVGEQLSQQFGVGLARMARTIRERMNVRDNEVFTPIDLINAKTLSSVINSFFGTNQLSQFMDQTNPLAEITHKRRLSALGPGGLSRERAGFEVRDVHYTHYGRLCPIETPEGPNIGLISSLGVYAKVNGMGFIETPYRKVTDGVVDLESTPIYLSAEEEEGKMIAQANIEMDASGKITASNVIAREEGDFPVVEPTSVHYTDVAPNQIASISASLIPFLEHDDANRALMGSNMMRQAVPLIRPEAPIVGTGLERQVASDSRVLINAEGHGTVEYVDANIITIKYDRTEDERMVSFDADEKTYNLIKFRKTNQGTSINLKPIVRKGDRVVPGQVLSEGYATQNGELALGRNLKVAFMPWKGYNFEDAIVISEKVVRDDIFTSIHVDDYSLEVRDTKLGNEELTNDIPNVSEEATKDLDENGMIRIGAEVKPGDILIGKITPKGESDPTPEEKLLRAIFGDKAGDVKDASLKASPSLHGVVLDKKLFARAVKDKRKRTQDKDALGALEMEFETKFVELKDRLVEKLFLIVNGKTSQGVMNDLGEEVLPKGKKYTQKMLYAVEDFAHLSKGQWVADDATNKMVNDLIHNYKIKLNDLQGSLRREKFTITVGDELPSGILKLAKIYIAKKRKLKVGDKMAGRHGNKGIVARIVRHEDMPFLEDGTPVDIVLNPLGVPSRMNIGQIYETVLGWAGMNLGRKFATPIFDGASLDEINALTDEANVPRFGHTYLYDGGTGERFAQKATVGVIYMLKLGHMVDDKMHARSIGPYSLITQQPLGGKAQFGGQRFGEMEVWALEAYGASSTLREILTVKSDDVIGRAKTYEAIVKGESMPEPGLPESFNVLMHELKGLGLDIRLEE